The window AAGATAAAGTTGGAAGTTTGACGTATGATTTTATGTGGGGACTGTGTTGTGGTTCTGAGACATGAATTTTCAGTTCCTAACGACCAGAGTTTCCTctgatattttcattattcatgaGTTGTTTTTATGTCGTGTTTCCCTTTCATTAGTTCGAGCTTGTGATGATTTGATCTCCTTTTTGGGATGCACGTGATGGCTTTTGGTTGTTAAATTGGTTGTTTTCTGACGTCGATCTTCTTCCGTGATTTTAGATCTCTTTTGGTCTGAATTTAGTTTAGTTCTCTTCTTGCGAACGTGTCTGGAGTATAGCCTCATTTTGAAATCCCTTTCTTGGTGTGTGCTCTCGTTTAACTTTTAtgtctcaatttttttcttccatccTCTGTTTTTTCATTTCACGTTTGAACTTTTCAAAAATGATGCTTCGTGGGATTTATTTTGCAAATTGTATCTTACTCCCAGCTTACTTATTGTATCTTCATCTGAATCTATTTTCACTGTTTACTTCTCTGTGCaaaggtttttgtttttttagttttaggcacCTATTTTCCCATTTGGTAATATTAATATCCATGTATACATATATGTACATATCTAATCAACGGCCTTTATCGTCAAAATATTTGATACATACTAGTTGGAGTTTGTTGCATGACAATTTTTTAACCGTGAAAGATTGAATTTGTAAGTTGAAAAATACACTTGTTTTCTTCTGAAATATTGATATGTTCCTGGCTTCCATTGGTTTGATATACtagtaattattaaaaactttGGGATGGAAAGATGTATGTGAGTCTTTTATACTAGTAATTATGTGATATACTTTACTGTCAGGCTTTCCAATCGAAACCGGTGGGGTCAAACCATCCAGAATTCAAGTTTATTTATGAGTATTGGATTACTGATGTTCCATGTTCAATCAATCCTTATATTGGCATGGTTCCTGAGATATGGTGTTGCAGAAGAGGTTAGACTATAGCTTTTATGGCTATCAGGTGCCAACCAAGCGCCGAGCTACCCGATTAGCTAAGGTAAATAAGTTTACTTCTCATTTGGGGCTAATTAATAGAATTATCTATTTAGTTACTGGGTTGAAACCAAtccttgtattattttttaaatatttcctAGAGGAGGGTTACATTTCAAAGAAGGTTGGAAGACAATCAGATGTGTGCATTTGACTTATTGGCCACTGTAGCTGACAATTTATTGCAAGAGAAACAGAATCCAACCACATCCAGTGATAGATCATCGGAAAAGGATGGGGATGGATTTCCTAAAGAGGAACGCCAGGATGCAAATAAACCATTCAAAACTGAGCTTTCTGATGAAGCAAGTTGTGACAGAAAATGTCAGCTTGAATTTGTTAAAGAAGGAAGCTCAAATGCAAATAGTTTCAAAGTTGAGCTTTCGGATGAAGGAAGTAGTGACAGAAAATGTTTCTCTAATATTTCTTCACAAGTCTACAATCAAAATTGTTGTTCGAAGGAACTCCCCGAACATGAAATTGATGGCCATTTATGCATTGCTTCTATAGTAACAAGTTCTAGTTGCTCAGAGAAGATTGTTGCTGAGACACTGGTGGATGGAAAAGGCCACAATGGGATGGAAAAATTAGCTAGCAAAGTTGAATTAGGTTCCTGTGGATATCTAGAGAGTAGGGGTTGCAAGTTAGATGGTGATGTTAGTAAAGTAAAAGACGATAAGTTTGGGAAGGTTCCCATTGATACTGGGACTGGGTTGTGCTGTTTTGAGGATACCTTGGATGAAAAACCTCTAGCACTGATCAGTTCATGTGGCAATGCCAAGATGTCCGGGTATGATGACAGCATGCCTCAGAGCTCATGGTCCAAAGGTTGTGACAATGTACTGGTAGATAGTAGAGATGATGACGAAAACTTTTCTGGGTGTGCTCACCCCAGTACCAAAATAAAGTCCTTTAGGCCAATTACTTGTATAGATGatagaaaaacaaagaaaagattgGCTTCTAAACATCATAAAGTTTCTCAAGAATCCAAGCATGATATACTATCTAACAGTGGTGAGTTCATGCTTATCATATGAAATTTCCGGCTTTCTTGTTTCTTCACTCATTATGCTTCTTTGCTTGTTCACTAATCTGTTTGTCAATTGAAAACATGTTAGTTTTGGATGGAAATTTGAAGTCAGTTTACAGCAGTAGGAAGAACTATTATAAAAGCCAAAGATCTCAAATGAATATTCCTTTCAAAAAGAGGAAGCTTTTTAACTGCAGCTCTGATACAAATTCTAACGGATATATCAGAAGTGATGACACTTGTTATTCACCCAAGAATGACACGAACCAAAGTGTTTCTTGTTCATCTTCTGGAATGAGCCAAGGTTTTACTCTAAATGACTTCCTtccattaaaattgattttatggaCCACCTGATTCAATTGTTTCTGGAACCAGTtgctaaataaatttcaaatcttTGATGCATGTTATCagtttggcaagtgcaccaaatatCCAAGTAGTAAAACtcagaagtccgagtgtcgatttccataattataaataatagagAGCAAGAGAATTAATTAGAGAATTCAATAAAATGAGAATGTTAGGACCTAGCATGCCTTGTTTGCCTAGGAtgtattatttttgaatttttctttatcaattaggTGAATTTATCCTACTCACATCTATTCGATTACTTGCCTCTGATGCCttacgatgacaagcctattatACCTACttatctcccaaatgcctttgcaaaGATTGAATAGATAAAACCCATGAAGCTTTGGTTTTAGATGTGTGCTTTAATGCATAGGCATAAAGTTATCATCCTATAtctagcaatgatttcattatgatatcttttctttttagttctATTAAAAGTTATCCTCTGTCGAGcgcctaacccctaaaactgatgcatgcatattttctttatatttttataagagtTACCCTCTGTCGAGCATCTAACCCCTAATATAATGTAAAGATGAGTAATGcatgaaaatatttacttttactttactttgtaccccattgcccggaggctcttcgctatgcgaaggtatgggggagggatgttgtacgcagccttacccttgcatatgcaaagaggctgtttccggattcgaacccatgaccaacaagtcaccaaggcacaactttaccgctgcaccagggctcgccctctaatgcatgaaaatataaataagaaaaaacaataggaTATAAAACACCtgtgcattgataaatatggagtacatcatacatctctTTGACTTTTTAGGTCTGTCAAACCCTAACTAGGGGTTTAGGCTCTCATGGCCATGAGGACCTTACACTGAAATAGGGGTACAAGAATTGGTAAAGGAGAAGGGATGGAAAAAGGAATAGAGAAAATGATGAGAAAGAAGAGAGGATTCCCTAGGGGAGAGTTCTCAGCTTTAGGTAGGTATGAGAGTGTTCTGAGACTCAGTCTGTCCTTTCTCCTTGGCTCGACTCTTTTTTTATAGTTGCTGAAGTGGATTTGGACCTTCGTACTCGCGCTTAGCACGCTCTGCTCGCTCAGCGCAGGTGCATGTtttcgcgcttagcgagtgctGTGTGCTTAGCGCAAGTGCTTGCTTGCGCACTTAGCGCGGGCAGCGCGCTGAGCGCGCCTTGGGCTGAGCCTGAGGCTAAATCCTCAATTTTTCTCTTCATAATTTTTGTAGCTTTTTGCTTTTAATCCCTCTAGTTTTTATATCTACAAGCCATAATTTGGAAAAACATCAATTCCTAACAATTAAGCACaaataactgttaaataattatttttaaaacaatttcactttatttttcattatcaaaagcacatttatttagcagttatcaatgCAGATCATGGAACATCATCCTTGGGACACTCTGCATTACGATCTAGAGATTCTTACGGTATGGGAAGATTGAGGGAATGATTCTTTATGTACTCTTTGATTTGACTGATGTCTTCAAAGGGGTTCTTACATGGAGATGTCTTTCTTTTATCCAGTGAAGCTTAGGATCAAATCATTTAGAGTGCCCGAGCTTTTTATCGAGATTCCAGAAACTGCAACCGTTGGGTCCTTGAAGGTATGATAAAATTCTATTCTGCCATACACACAAGCATCCTCTCCCATATTCAGATGTTAATGATGGGTGGCGTCTGTTTCTGTATCTGTGAGTTCGTGGCATGCTGCATCATGTGGTGTGAtcattattgcatatttcacatAAGTCGTTTGCTCTGCAGAGGACAGTGATGGAGGCAGTGACTGCTGTACTTGGAGGCGGATTGCGTGTGGGTGTGATTCTCCATGGAAAGAAGGTTAGAGATGACAGTAAAACTCTACTTCAGACTGGAATTTCTCATGATAACCACCTGGATGCTTTGGGCTTCGCCTTGGAGCCTAATTGTTCACGAAACCGACCATCTGCATGTGCTACAACAGATTCTCTCCACATTCCTAGTGCAGATATGCCTCAGCCTTTAATAGGGTAATGTTCAACTTTCAATTGAGTGCATTAACGCGTTACTTGGATTAATGCTTTGGGTTTCACTGCCTCTGCATTTTTGTTGACATTTCTCTTTTCCTTGGagatgttttgtttttatggAAATGTTACTTGCAAATAAGAATTTCCTCACATAACTCCATCCGTCAATTAACAACtttcctttctctctccttGTTTCTTTATCAAAATTGATGGCCCACTTCACTTTATATGAATTATGTGAGTGAGTTGCAGAATATGTATCTAACATAACTCATTTGGTCATTTTCATATACTGCATTAAATGTCTTTTTTCTATAATTGGCATTCCAGTTTTTATCTAAAAAGGATCATTAATATTCAGGTACCCTTCAAGTCCTGCTGTAATTCATCAGAGGATTCAGGGCTTTTCTAACATGTTAGCCAAGCATCAAGCAACCAGTTCAGGTAACCTTGTTGAAAGTGATCATGATTCAGCACCTTCTCCTATCAACACATccggtgaaaaatatttgtcaGATTCAAAAGAACTAATTACTGTTCCTGAAATGGGTATGGAGGCACTAGCTGTGCTACCTGTGCATCAGAAGTCAAAACGAACTGAGATCGCACAGCGCCGAATTCGTAGGCCTTTTTCTGTTACTGAAGTGGAAGCACTGGTTCAAGCAGTTGAGAAACTTGGAACTGGAAGGTAAGATTTACTTTGGCCTTTGTTTGACCCAACTTAATGACTGAAAGTCATAGTATTGGGTCAGTTTCGTGCATGGCTCAAAAAGTACGTGTATGACCTTGTCTTTAGCTTTTGGCTTTCGATCGTGTTTTTGCCTTACTTGAGTATTgggagatttatttattttgcatttcCTTTTTGACAATCCCTTTATATAGTTTCCTTTTGGGTGTGGAAATCAGGTGGCGCGATGTTAAACTTCGTGCATTTGACAATGCAAAGCATCGGACATACGTGGATTTGAAGGTAAAACCTTTTGTGACCCATATGCATAAGCATAGTATTGGATATTATTCTTGCAAAAGAACGTGGCTGTCACACCTCAGGTTGTTGGGTGGCACGCTTGCTTCTTCAATTCATCGTCcattaactttaatttaaaaccaATTAGTAGTTGTTTCAAGGCAAGTAATTGCTTGCATATTAGGTAAACTATTTATTGCTTCATTAATGATCTAATGATCTCTTGCTTTGGTTCCAATATTAACCGGCCATACACGACATCCAAGAGGATATATCTACTTGATACAGAATTTGATctatgaaaatttaattatcatactttatatatccttttttgttgttgtaaagAAAGATAGTGATTGGAtcctaaagaaaagaacaaggtCACTTTCATTAGTATAGAAAAAAGGCATGAGCATATATGATTTGGGTATGGAATAGTGCAGGATAAATGGAAAACACTGGTGCACACAGCAAGAATATCAGCTCAGCAAAGGAGGGGAGAGCCTGTTCCCCAAGAACTTTTGGACAGGGTCCTAACTGCTCACGCATATTGGTCCCAGCAACAGACTAAGCAACAGCTTAAGCACCACTCAACAAAACCTTGCCTTCTCCTTTAGTAAGGACTTGACACCACCACGTGCCTTCATAGATGGCTTGTTAAAAGtgtcatttatcatttttttcttcctgtATTTATGACAAAGTGTGTTTATCACTTTGATTTTCAGTACTATGTCACACTTTATCTATCATGTTAAAATTAGAACAAGGTGATGCCTATAGAGAATTTGCGTCACAAGTTGGTTGTTAACTCTAAAGTCAAGGTTCGGTGTGTAACTGGAGAGGAGGGGCACGTGTTGATGATAGAAGTTTATCTGCAAATTCAATTATGGACCCACAGGAGCTAATAATGTTAATGAGTGTAGCTAGAGCTTATCCATGAGCTAATCGCTGTATAAGtctaaatgataatattaaatgaataatagtAATACACATATTGGCATACTTAAAGTAGTTGAGATAAGaaattttactttcttttaacAGTTGCATTTTTCATTCTCTTAATTTAGTCAtgtctcaaatttttttaaccaattaagctctttattttaaaatcaagtgAATTTGGTCCTTCTATTAGTTTTTCTATCTAAAATCTTCAAATTCTGATTTTACATAAAAATGtttgaatttcttctttttttttccggtGAATTTGATGTTTGAGTTAGTGAATTTTGAGTAAGAGGTTTAAAACATTTCAAACCGTAAAgattttgattataaaataaaaatgaggggtttagaaaagaaaaattcacacagaccaaattaattttaatttaaataagtcGAGCAAAGAGGGTAGCGTGGTCACCTCCACTTGATGGTATGATCAAAATTAATGTTGACAACAACTCTTTGAAAAATCTGGATGCTTCTGGATATGGTAGTATTCTGGCTAtgatcaaaatgtttttttttttttcctataaccTACTTTGAGACAAACCGAGTTtggtttatatatttaaaatagaaacataaagtaaaaatatataccttTGATTGATATTGtccaaacaaaatttattttatccatTATCAACATGTTTgtggaaaaaaaactaaaacattagtctcgttataataaaatttatttttttaataatatttaagttaacaagctattttctattttaatacaCACGTGCACTATGGTAGGTAGGAGTGTGTTTTTTGTTGGAAGGAGAAAGGAGCATAATCTAGTGAGGAAGAGGGGCAACATCAACATTTGACCTCCTCCGACGTTGAAGGAGATATTTGATTCTTGAAAGTGCAAGCAGCAGCTAGCAAGGGAATTAAGTTAGTTAGTAAATCCGTCAACCATGAACTATGGCCGAAAGACATGACATGTGTTAAACGAATTAGCTAGCCGGTGGCCGGTGGCCGGTGGCCGGTGGCAATGTTGCGACTTGCGGCTTGCTAGCTTCTTCAACATATTAATTCAGTTCCCAGCTCGATCAGTATTCAGTCAGTCCACATTTGAAGTCGCAATGATTATTCTGACCCTCCCTTCCTCCCACTGGTGCatctaccaaaaaaataaatcctaGCCTATCAAAGTGTTACAGAAAAATGTGATTAtagcttattaattttttgaagttGTCTCTAATTTGCAGATTCAATGATGAATGCTACTAATGATGAAGAGTCTTGCTTGGACAAGAGTGTCCTGAGCTACATAAAGCAAATGCTGATGGAAGACGACACCGAGGAGAGGTACAGTATGTTCCATGATTCCTTAGCCCTCCAACACACTGAGAGATCATTTTTGGAGGCTATCAATCACAACTATCCTTctccttcttattcttcttccaCACACTATCATCTTGACAACTACCCCAGCGTGGACAGCCCTGAGCCATGTCTCTCTGCTTGCTCCGCTGATAACATTACTTTTAGCGCTTCCAGTAGTTGCGCTAGTAACAATACTACCAGCTCCTCTGAGTTTCCCTTGAGAAGCCTTTACCCTCTACTTCCTGACACTACTGATGAATTTGTTTTCCACTCAAATTCAACCCAATCTACCATCAATACTCCCTTTGGATTCTTCGACAATCCCCTCGCTGAAATTTTTGAGAGACGTGTAGACCTAGGTACTCTGTTCCTTCCTGCCAACACAcctttttcctcttctttcacAAAGGTTCCTCATGTTGTAATTAAGACAGAAGCAGAAGAAGGAGATCATTTTCTGACAGGAAGGAAACAAAGGGAGCGGGAAGAGTATGAAGCTGCAGATGGGAGAAGCAGGAAGCAATCAGCAGCACATATGGACGAGAGTGAGCTATCCGAATTGTTTGATAAAGTGGTTCTAGGCACTGACTTAAGAAAACGGGTACCTCCTAACACAACCCATAAAACAACAATATTAACAAACATGTTGTATGGTGGAGATGTCTGGGAAAATGATGACCAAGTTGTGGATCTGAGGACACTGTTGATGCTATGTGCACAAGCCATTGCTTCTGATAATCCTTCATCTGCTAAGCAGTTGGTAAAACAGATTATGCAGCATTCTTCTCCAACATGCAATGAGACTCAGAGGCTTGCACATTACTTTGGAAATGCACTTGAAGCACGCTTGGATGGAACAGGCTACAAGGTTTGTAGTGCTCTATCATCCAAAAGAACCTCTGCCAAAGACATGATAAAAGCTTACCATGTATACGCTTCAGTGTGCCCCTTTGAAAAGCTAGCAATCATTTTTGCCAACAATTCAATTTGGAATCCAAGTGTGGATGCAAAAGCAATTCACATCATAGACTTTGGCATCCGCTATGGCTTCAAATGGCCTGCACTTATCAGCCGTCTATCAAGACGTTCTGGTGGGCCACCCAAGCTACGAATCACGGGGATAGATGTGCCACAACCTGGTTTAAGGCCACAAGAGAGGGTGCTCGAGACAGGGCGTAGACTTGCAAATTTTTGCAAGCGTTTCAATGTTCCATTTGAGTTCAATGCTATTGCACAGAGATGGGACACCATCAGAGTTGAAGACCTCAAGATAGAGCCAAACGAATTTGTAGCTGTGAACTGCTTGTTTCAGTTTGAGCATCTGCTTGACGAGACAGTGGTGTTGAATAATTCCAGGGATGCTGTTCTGAGGTTGATTAAGAATGCAAATCCAGACATATTTGTGCATGGCATTGTCAACGGATCCTATGATGTACCATTCTTTGTGTCACGGTTCcgggaggctctctttcattaCACTGCATTGTTTGACATGCTTGACACCAACGTTGCTCGTCAAGATCCCATGAGGTTGATGTTTGAGAAGGAGTTGTTTGGACGGGAGATAGTGAACATCATAGCTTGCGAAGGTTTTGAGAGGGTTGAGAGACCACAAACATACAAGCAATGGCAGCTTCGGAACATGAGAAATGGGTTTAGGCTGCTTCCTCTGGATCATCGAATCATTGGCAAATTAAAGGATAGGTTGAGAGATGATGCGCACAACAATAATTTCTTGCTTGAGGTTGATGGCGACTGGGTGCTACAAGGTTGGAAGGGTCGAATTCTATATGCTTCCTCTTGTTGGGTACCTGCATAGCATAGGCCTTGAACATTATTTATTCCAGATTACAAAAATCTAGTCTTACACACAACTATTAGTACGTCTCCTTCAATCTCCCTAGCtcatttgttgttttttatgatAAGGAAAAACCAAAGTTATAGTTAGTTTCTTTCAATGTGTAGTTTGTTTAGTACTTACATATCTAACAAATTCAGCAAATACAATTGAGAGCCGCAAAGAATATCGTTAATGTCGGTACATTCTGAACAAATAAATAACAGAGTTATTAATGAACTTACCTCAATAACACACATAATACTGATCTTGACCAACATGTCCTTAGCAGTGCTGGTTCTCCACATCCGCGATATACGCAACCGCTTGAAAAGGAAATTTATACAGAACTAGACCTAAGAGCATTAAATCTTGTCTATGATtaagtagaatttttttttatcaatacgTATGAGTGAGTTTACAAAACTCACACACTTTGCTTATCTAACCTATTTAGATCCCCATAATTGATTGAGTTAAAGAATCActgttaggaaaaaaaaaatctcaacctTTCAATATTCCAAGATGACGATGGGTAGCTTAATTCCTTTTAATAAAGATTGAGTTTGACAAAAATGTTTATTActaattttatgtgtaaaattaTAGATAAGATATACtataagaagaaaattaaacaagcattaattcaatattttattttttttattctttttcttttattaattttaaaataaaatattttaattataaattatgttcaACAATCAATgttgtaataaaatattattaacatttaataatcaatattacaagtacatataaaaaatttatattgattttttaatattttatattctgttaaaaatacttttgtaattaaaagaaGTCTTTGTTATGTACTCTCTTGTCtgtttttataagaaacaaataatagtttaaatatattatcatttgtttataagAACGGAAAgaagtatttttatatttatatatcttaaaattttaattaatgtgaTTATTACTAATAGTTATCCTCAACCTCAAGTCAAATAAGTTTTACTGATCTTTATCAATGTCATCACGTGAACCACGGATTTTAAAAGTTACGAAGTGGAAAGGGACGTGGCAAAGTGAGGTACACTGCTTAGCGGTCCTACacaatcaatttattaaataagccTTTTGtgactaatatttatttgaaatttaataaaaaaaattagcaccTGCAGAATGACTTAGATAATTTACCTAATTTAAGaactattttgaaaaataaaagtaatagtTTAGAAATAAGATTGATGATTTATTTGACATGCTGGAATCGTTTGTTTGTAAATCTGCAGCGTTGAATTTGGAGTTGCATCGAGTTATATAATTTCAGAGATCTCAACCACCTCCTGCCGTGCTACTGCTCCTTCCTTGCTTTGGTATGCaaactttttcaattttatttcatccacaCACTCCATggctttaatttaataattttagattcCCAAAAACCTGTTTTCCTCTTCTTAAACAACAATTTTGGTATGAAATCgttaatataatatatgcaTACATACCCCAAGAATGAATTCTTATTATTCCTCCTTGTAAGATGGATAAGAGTCTCCTCCATCAATATTAGTAAAGAAGATGAGAGTGATGTCTCCGCTGTCCTTGGCTACATTAAACAAATGCTCATGGAAGACAACACAGAGGAGAACTACAGTATGTTCCATGATTCCTTAGCTCTCCAAGACACCCAGAGATCATTTTATGAGGTTATCACTCACAATCACAACTACCCTTCTTCTTCCACCCACCATCATGTTCACAACTACCTCAGCGTGGAGAGCCCTGACCAAAGTCTCTCTTGGTAACTCcagtcataataataataataataatagcagTAGTACTCTTAGTTGCAGCACTAGCAGCTCCGCTGAGTCTCAGTGGAGAAACCTTGACCATATTCCTGATAGCTTTGTTTTCCACTCTAATTCAACCACCAACATGAATACTGGATTTGGATTCTTCAACGATTCCCTGCAGGCTGGGTTTCTTGATTCTACATTTCTACAGAAATTCCAGAGAGGTGTAGACCAAGGTACCCAGTTCCTTCCTAAACATACTCCATTCATTATTGCCCCTTCTTTCACAAAGGCTCCTCATCTGGTAATTAAGACAGAAGCAGAAGAAGGAGACCATTTTCGGACCGTGTCAGGAGGAAGGAAAATTCGGGAGCGGGAAGAGAATGAAGCAGATGAGAGAAGCAGGAAGCAATCAGCACCATACATGGATGACAGTGAGCAGTCTGAATTATTTGATAAAGTACTCATAGGCACTGGCTTAGGAAAAGGGGTGCCTCCTAACACAACCCATGAAACAATATTAACAAATATGTTTGGTGGAGATGTTAGGAAAAGTGATGGGGAAGTTGTGGATCTTAGGACACTGCTGATGCTATGTGCACAAGCTGTTGCTTCTGCTAGTAGTCCTTCATTTGCTAAGCAATTAGTAAAGCAAATTAAGCAGAATTCTTCTCCAATCGGGGATGAGACTCAAATGCTTGCACATTACTTTGGAAACGCCCTTGAAGCACGTTTGGATGGAACAGGCTACCAGGTTTATAGTGTTCTATCCTCCAAAAGAACTTTTGTCAAAGACATGATAAAAGCTTACCATGTATATGCTTCAGTGTGCCCATTTGAAAAGATAGCAGTCATGTTTGCC of the Glycine max cultivar Williams 82 chromosome 13, Glycine_max_v4.0, whole genome shotgun sequence genome contains:
- the LOC100793066 gene encoding scarecrow-like protein 14 — translated: MMNATNDEESCLDKSVLSYIKQMLMEDDTEERYSMFHDSLALQHTERSFLEAINHNYPSPSYSSSTHYHLDNYPSVDSPEPCLSACSADNITFSASSSCASNNTTSSSEFPLRSLYPLLPDTTDEFVFHSNSTQSTINTPFGFFDNPLAEIFERRVDLGTLFLPANTPFSSSFTKVPHVVIKTEAEEGDHFLTGRKQREREEYEAADGRSRKQSAAHMDESELSELFDKVVLGTDLRKRVPPNTTHKTTILTNMLYGGDVWENDDQVVDLRTLLMLCAQAIASDNPSSAKQLVKQIMQHSSPTCNETQRLAHYFGNALEARLDGTGYKVCSALSSKRTSAKDMIKAYHVYASVCPFEKLAIIFANNSIWNPSVDAKAIHIIDFGIRYGFKWPALISRLSRRSGGPPKLRITGIDVPQPGLRPQERVLETGRRLANFCKRFNVPFEFNAIAQRWDTIRVEDLKIEPNEFVAVNCLFQFEHLLDETVVLNNSRDAVLRLIKNANPDIFVHGIVNGSYDVPFFVSRFREALFHYTALFDMLDTNVARQDPMRLMFEKELFGREIVNIIACEGFERVERPQTYKQWQLRNMRNGFRLLPLDHRIIGKLKDRLRDDAHNNNFLLEVDGDWVLQGWKGRILYASSCWVPA